A DNA window from Brassica napus cultivar Da-Ae chromosome C1, Da-Ae, whole genome shotgun sequence contains the following coding sequences:
- the LOC106393003 gene encoding uncharacterized protein LOC106393003 codes for MDVQIAQTSETIKRQHGTLPGKTDKNPKDCNAVELRSGRQLPDPVPKKLTTKEKGKQKEGEQSEDVLDDEQDAEQPAVIEPVALTMPNRPVPARVYSPKVPYPVPAKKSCKDCEEMKCKKMLEELNVKLSLMDAIQMILSMRNLVKGLISGKTSADSDIMMVSKECSTVLQNRTIRKLEDLEKFVLSVQIGKTVFACSLCDLGVLEDLQVQIGDTTVPADFVVLELEDEPKDPLILCRPFLCTDGAIIDVRNGRIVLQLGDIVMKFEIDELLKRPMLDGQNFTINDENAALTLNKG; via the exons ATGGATGTTCAGATTGCTCAAACTTCTGAAACAATCAAGAGGCAACATGGAACACTCCCTGGGAAAACAGACAAGAACCCCAAGGATTGTAACGCAGTCGAGCTGAGAAGTGGAAGACAACTCCCAGATCCTGTCCCCAAAAAGCTCACTACTAAAGAGAAGGGAAAACAGAAAGAGGGAGAACAATCCGAGGATGTCTTGGACGACGAACAAGACGCAGAACAGCCAGCTGTGATAGAACCAGTAGCTCTTACGATGCCAAATCGgcctgttccagctcgcgtctaCAGTCCAAAAGTTCCCTACCCAGTCCCTGCTAAGAAATCATGCAAGGATTGCGAAGAGATGAAGTGCAAAAAGATGCTAGAGGAGTTGAATGTCAAGCTATCTCTCATGGACGCAATTCAGATGATTCTTTCAATGCGCAATCTTGTGAAGGGGCTAATCTCTGGGAAAACATCTGCAGACAGCGATATCATGATGGTCTCAAAAGAATGCAGCACAGTCCTTCAAAACAGAACAATTAGGAAACTGGAAGATCTTGAAAAATTTGTCCTATCGGTTCAGATTGGAAAAACAGTCTTCGCTTGTTCTTTATGTGATCTAG GTGTTCTCGAAGACCTGCAAGTTCAAATTGGCGACACAACTGTCCCGGCGGATTTCGTGGTTCTGGAGCTCGAAGATGAACCGAAAGACCCACTCATTCTGTGCCGACCTTTCCTATGCACAGATGGTGCAATCATTGATGTCCGCAATGGGAGGATCGTTCTCCAACTGGGAGATATTGTGATGAAGTTTGAGATTGACGAGCTGCTCAAACGGCCTATGTTGGATGGCCAGAACTTCACGATTAACGATGAGAATGCCGCCTTGACCCTCAACAAGGGATGA
- the LOC106393002 gene encoding uncharacterized protein LOC106393002 — protein MGCEATQLRHLTSTERRSMQIHELEEIRHLAYESSKIYKERTKAYHDKRITTRNFQPKDQVLLFNSRLRLFPGKLRSRWSGPFTIKDVRPHGAVVLLNTKGEEFVVNGQRIKPYLAETKIAEGEEIPLSDPSLA, from the coding sequence ATGGGCTGTGAAGCTACTCAACTTCGACATCTAACCAGCACAGAGAGACGATCCATGCAGATACACGAGCTGGAAGAAATTAGACACCTAGCCTATGAAAGCTCAAAGATCTACAAGGAGCGAACTAAAGCCTATCATGACAAGAGAATCACCACCCGCAACTTTCAACCTAAGGATCAAGTGCTCCTTTTCAACTCAAGGTTACGATTGTTCCCTGGAAAGCTGCGATCAAGATGGTCCGGACCATTCACCATTAAAGACGTCCGCCCCCACGGAGCTGTTGTGTTGCTGAACACAAAAGGGGAAGAGTTTGTTGTCAATGGTCAACGCATAAAGCCATACCTTGCTGAGACAAAAATCGCAGAGGGTGAAGAAATTCCCCTTAGCGATCCTTCCTTAGCCTAA
- the LOC106381912 gene encoding dolichol kinase EVAN produces the protein MAKTKTPLVTGERVVVAVVVSRVILSPPLSLISHGFSLFLLCLFAFLVEIRAETSPFLLSRFSPRRGASSGILLGAVTLPSVMLSKLVQLTRAISLHEAEQDELSHVTMQYWAASASCCAILIYLSVIMSQAKKTESLSSSLWLTRVSLTGTVFYGVACFVSLSMISHTGLNTSLKMLWMLFHGLAAVKLIRHLLCTFPSCASIGEALLVTSGLVLYFGDFLACTIAKICENLIPVDLVSISYGIKRSETGIIVQGLLLGLLLFPMVFRCVLHIYETFLRKRDGGQRNCTDAAKSILFFVSLVFFMVLAVPSWMQFVHDFHQHPFLWVLTFVFSEPLKRISLCIYWVLLIVVSVSRFYSISRSSKVERILLRKYYHLMAVLMFLPALVLQPKFLDLAFGAALAVFVALEIIRIWRVQPLGEPLHHFMNAFTDHRDSELLIVSHFSLLLGCALPIWMSSGFNDRALSPFSGILSLGIGDTTASMVGHKYGVLRWSKTGKKTVEGTAAGITSVMAVCFVLVPVLASMGYILSQGWWSLLLAVTATGMLEAYTAQLDNAFIPLVFYSLLCL, from the exons ATGGCGAAGACGAAGACGCCGTTAGTGACGGGAGAGAGAGTTGTAGTGGCAGTCGTGGTTTCTCGcgttatcctctctccccctctaTCTCTCATCTCTCATGGCTTCTCCCTCTTCCTCCTCTGCCTCTTCGCCTTCCTCGTCGAAATACGGGCGGAGACTTCTCCCTTTCTTCTCTCTCGTTTCAGCCCCAG GCGAGGTGCATCTTCAGGGATATTGCTGGGAGCAGTAACACTTCCTTCTGTTATGTTATCTAAGTTGGTACAGCTTACAAGAGCCATCTCACTTCATGAAGCTGAACAAGATG AGCTCTCGCATGTTACAATGCAGTACTGGGCAGCATCTGCAAGCTGCTGCGCCATACTTATATATCTCTCTGTAATTATGTCTCAAGCCAAGAAAACTGAGTCTTTGTCCTCGTCGCTTTGGCTTACGAGGGTTAGTTTAACTGGCACGGTCTTTTATGGGGTGGCATGCTTTGTTTCACTTTCCATGATATCACACACTG GCTTGAACACTTCATTAAAAATGTTGTGGATGTTATTTCACGGCCTTGCAGCTGTGAAGTTAATTCGACATTTGCTTTGCACTTTCCCTTCCTGTGCCTCCATCG GGGAAGCACTTCTCGTAACCAGTGGCCTTGTTCTCTATTTTGGCGACTTTTTGGCATGCACAATTGCAAAG ATCTGCGAGAATTTGATACCTGTGGATCTCGTCTCAATAAGCTATGGAATAAAGAGATCTGAAACCGGCATAATCGTCCAG GGTCTACTGTTGGGCCTCCTACTTTTCCCTATGGTGTTTAGATGTGTTCTGCATATATACGAAACCTTTTTGAGAAAAAGAGACGGTGGACAAAGAAACTGCACTGATGCTGCAAAATCTATCTTATTCTTTGTTTCACTTGTATTCTTTATGGTCCTCGCTGTTCCTTCTTGGATGCAGTTTGTTCATGATTTCCACCAGCATCCCTTCTTATG GGTGCTTACATTTGTCTTTTCTGAACCTCTGAAGAGGATTTCACTATGTATCTACTGGGTGCTGTTGATCGTTGTGTCTGTCTCAAGATTCTACAGCATCTCGAGGAGTAGCAAGGTTGAGAGAATCCTGCTCCGGAAGTACTACCATCTGATGGCAGTTTTAATGTTCTTGCCGGCTCTTGTCTTGCAG CCTAAGTTTCTCGATCTAGCATTTGGTGCAGCACTGGCGGTTTTCGTTGCATTGGAGATCATTCGA ATCTGGAGAGTACAGCCGCTTGGAGAGCCTTTACATCATTTCATGAATGCTTTCACAGACCATCGTGACTCAGAGCTTCTGATCGTCAG ccACTTCTCACTCTTACTGGGGTGTGCGCTTCCAATATGGATGTCTTCTGGGTTCAATGACCGAGCTTTATCCCCATTTTCCGGGATCCTAAGCCTCGGGATTGGAGACACAACG GCATCAATGGTTGGTCACAAATATGGAGTATTAAGATGGAGCAAGACAGGAA AGAAAACAGTAGAAGGAACAGCAGCAGGAATAACGTCGGTGATGGCAGTGTGCTTTGTGCTGGTCCCAGTGTTAGCATCAATGGGTTATATACTAAGCCAAGGATGGTGGTCGCTTCTTCTTGCGGTTACTGCCACCGGTATGTTGGAAGCTTACACGGCGCAGTTAGACAACGCATTTATACCTCTTGTCTTCTATTCACTCCTCTGCTTATAG
- the LOC125580723 gene encoding uncharacterized protein LOC125580723, with amino-acid sequence MMGILEGKWILSIDWIKACMKDREYVSEELYEISIDVHGTRQGPFTGRQRALNKEPKLFSGLKFYNRELGLISLFQEVSKQGLVCSKYCIRSKLQPRNQVHKTILLESNHILCNSIGKRVTYFDHSCSTSLAVI; translated from the exons ATGATGGGGATCCTGGAGGGGAAATGGATTCTGAGCATTGATT GGATCAAGGCCTGTATGAAAGACAGAGAATATGTAAGCGAGGAGCTATATGAGATTTCCATTGATGTACATGGAACACGACAAGGACCTTTTACTGGAAGACAAAGAGCTTTGAACAAG GAACCAAAACTTTTTAGTGGGCTGAAGTTTTACAATCGAGAGCTTGGATTGATCTCTCTGTTCCAAGAAGTTTCAAAACAAGGTTTGGTCTGTTCCAAATACTGCATCAGAAGCAAGCTACAGCCGAGAAACCAAGTTCATAAGACCATATTATTAGAAAGTAATCATATTCTATGTAACAGTATTGGAAAAAGAGTAACTTACTTTGATCATTCCTGCAGCACCTCCCTCGCTGTGATTTGA